In one window of Candidatus Dadabacteria bacterium DNA:
- a CDS encoding type II toxin-antitoxin system VapC family toxin — translation MSRIFWDTNLFIYLFEDKGERSERVAALRQRMIEREDELLTSTLTLGEILVRPRETGNDELAHAYELAISAAAAVLPLDSPAALRFAEIRQDRSIKAPDAIQLACASVAHTDLFITNDNRLSRKNIRGIQFIQSLENAVL, via the coding sequence ATGAGCAGAATTTTCTGGGACACGAATCTCTTCATATATCTCTTTGAAGACAAAGGCGAACGGAGCGAGCGAGTTGCGGCATTGCGCCAACGGATGATTGAACGCGAAGATGAATTGCTCACCTCGACGCTCACGTTGGGCGAAATCCTGGTCAGACCCAGGGAGACGGGCAACGATGAACTCGCACATGCTTACGAACTTGCGATTTCCGCGGCCGCGGCAGTACTGCCGCTTGATTCTCCCGCCGCTCTCAGGTTTGCTGAAATCCGCCAGGACCGTTCAATCAAGGCTCCGGACGCCATACAGCTTGCGTGCGCGTCTGTTGCACACACAGACCTGTTCATTACAAATGATAATCGCCTGAGCAGAAAAAACATCCGCGGGATTCAGTTCATCCAGTCCCTTGAAAATGCGGTTCTCTGA